A single window of Helicobacter pylori DNA harbors:
- the estV gene encoding lipase EstV: MAKRSIAYLDSVFDISYTFIDHHSPLNALFLHGWGSSKEIMQQAFQGCFLNYNHLYVDLPGFNQSPNDEKVLETKDYANIINLFLKSVDKKAHVVFGHSFGGKVAILCENERMVLLSSAGILEPKPLKVRCKILLAKIFKKLGLNLGFLRSKDAMGLNQAMYETFKKVVSEDFSEHFKRCEKEVLLFWGKDDKATPLSSAQKMQTLLKKSALFVLEGDHFFFLNQAKEIEKLVENYHHAKS; this comes from the coding sequence ATGGCCAAACGCAGTATCGCTTATTTGGATAGCGTTTTTGACATTTCCTACACTTTTATAGACCACCATAGCCCCTTAAACGCCTTGTTTTTGCATGGTTGGGGGAGTTCTAAAGAAATCATGCAACAAGCGTTTCAAGGCTGTTTTTTGAATTACAACCATTTGTATGTGGATTTGCCCGGCTTCAATCAAAGCCCTAACGATGAAAAAGTCTTAGAGACTAAAGATTATGCTAATATCATCAATTTGTTCTTAAAAAGCGTGGATAAAAAAGCGCATGTCGTTTTTGGGCATAGCTTTGGAGGGAAAGTAGCGATCTTGTGTGAAAACGAACGGATGGTTTTATTGAGCAGCGCGGGGATCTTAGAGCCAAAACCCTTAAAAGTGCGTTGTAAAATCCTTTTAGCTAAAATCTTTAAAAAATTAGGCTTGAATTTAGGGTTTTTGAGGAGTAAGGACGCTATGGGGCTTAATCAAGCGATGTATGAAACCTTTAAAAAAGTAGTTAGCGAGGACTTTAGCGAGCATTTCAAACGATGCGAGAAGGAAGTTTTATTATTTTGGGGTAAAGATGATAAAGCAACCCCCTTAAGCTCCGCTCAAAAAATGCAAACCCTATTGAAAAAGAGCGCGTTATTTGTTTTAGAAGGGGATCATTTCTTTTTTTTAAACCAAGCAAAAGAGATTGAAAAACTAGTGGAGAATTACCATCATGCAAAGTCTTAG
- a CDS encoding fibronectin type III domain-containing protein — MKKKYFTLLLQSSVVLAVFIGCSSTRNHTFSALSNQENTDINLPVVHSVKTINDVSSVGFEWPKIADTYDIDGFILYRLKKDSKLKRIATIKNPYATHYYDEGLETESSYTYQLATYKGDKISKLSEPILVKTSFINPVESVFASLEYPKSVKVFWSPHPNPSVSKYIIQRQNKDGKFVSVGAVRNRLFVEFFDKDLEDGKKYRYQVIAENFMGDKSRPSIIVEGKTKDLPKEITNIRVSQNLTRHIELSWDKSHEEDVIAYRIYASNNRNDKYKFIAQTTNTSYVDKIEKDNLTRYYKVVALDKTHLEGALPKDPAMGETADRPEAPIITKGTIQDSSALIQWENNPSAKIATYAVYRFEANSKTPLRFGNITKNQFVDKDMKVGVAYRYQVVSVDKDGLESHPSKEVRLFLER; from the coding sequence ATGAAGAAAAAATACTTCACGCTTTTATTGCAAAGTAGTGTGGTATTAGCGGTTTTTATAGGGTGTTCTTCTACCAGGAATCATACTTTTTCAGCCCTTAGTAATCAAGAAAATACAGACATTAATCTTCCGGTAGTCCATTCTGTTAAAACGATTAACGATGTGAGTTCAGTGGGTTTTGAATGGCCTAAAATCGCTGATACTTATGATATTGATGGGTTTATTTTGTATCGTTTGAAAAAAGACTCCAAGCTTAAAAGAATCGCCACGATTAAAAACCCTTATGCGACCCATTATTATGATGAGGGGCTAGAAACAGAGAGTTCTTACACTTACCAACTCGCTACTTACAAGGGCGATAAAATCTCTAAACTTTCAGAGCCCATTTTAGTGAAAACCTCTTTTATTAATCCTGTAGAAAGCGTGTTTGCAAGCCTTGAATACCCTAAAAGCGTGAAAGTCTTTTGGAGCCCGCACCCTAACCCTAGCGTTTCTAAATACATCATCCAAAGGCAGAATAAAGACGGCAAATTTGTTAGCGTAGGGGCTGTTAGGAACCGCTTGTTTGTAGAGTTTTTTGATAAAGATTTAGAAGATGGGAAAAAATACCGCTACCAAGTCATCGCCGAAAATTTCATGGGGGATAAATCCAGGCCTAGCATCATAGTAGAAGGGAAAACCAAAGATTTACCCAAAGAAATCACTAATATTAGAGTGAGCCAAAACCTCACCCGACACATTGAATTGAGTTGGGATAAATCCCATGAAGAAGATGTGATAGCTTATCGCATTTACGCTTCCAATAACCGCAACGATAAATACAAATTCATCGCTCAAACCACCAACACTTCCTATGTGGATAAAATAGAAAAAGACAACCTCACTCGTTATTACAAAGTCGTCGCCCTTGATAAAACGCATCTTGAAGGGGCATTACCCAAAGATCCTGCAATGGGTGAAACCGCTGATAGGCCCGAAGCCCCTATCATCACTAAAGGGACTATTCAAGACTCTTCAGCTCTCATTCAATGGGAAAATAACCCAAGCGCTAAAATAGCCACTTATGCGGTGTATCGTTTTGAAGCCAATTCTAAAACCCCTTTACGCTTTGGGAATATCACCAAAAACCAATTCGTGGATAAGGACATGAAAGTGGGCGTGGCTTATCGCTACCAAGTGGTGAGCGTGGATAAAGATGGTTTAGAGTCGCACCCAAGCAAAGAAGTGCGTTTGTTTTTAGAGCGCTAA
- a CDS encoding D-alanine--D-alanine ligase produces the protein MEFCVLFGGASFEHEISIVSTIALKGVLKDRIKYFIFLDENHHFYLIEESNMHSKYFAQIKEKKLPPLTLAHNGLLKNSFLGAKIIELPLVINLVHGGDGEDGKLASLLEFYRIAFIGPRIEASVLSYNKYLTKLYAKDLGVKTLDYVLLNEKNRTNALDLIGFNFPFIVKPSNAGSSLGVSVVKEEKELIYALDSAFEYSKEVLIEPFIQGVKEYNLAGCKIKKDFCFSYIEEPNKQEFLDFKQKYLDFSRTKAPKANLSNALEEQLKENFKKLYNDLFSGAIIRCDFFVIENEVYLNEINPIPGSLANYLFDDFKTTLEHLAQSLPKTPKIQIKNSYLLQIQKNK, from the coding sequence GTGGAGTTTTGCGTTTTATTTGGTGGGGCGAGCTTTGAGCATGAAATCAGCATTGTGAGCACGATCGCGCTTAAAGGGGTGTTAAAGGATAGGATTAAATATTTTATTTTTTTAGATGAAAACCATCATTTTTATTTGATTGAAGAATCCAACATGCATTCAAAATACTTCGCTCAAATCAAAGAAAAAAAATTACCCCCCCTAACCCTTGCACACAATGGCTTGCTTAAGAACTCGTTTTTAGGCGCTAAGATTATAGAACTGCCCCTAGTAATCAATCTTGTGCATGGGGGCGATGGCGAAGACGGGAAATTAGCGAGCTTGTTGGAATTTTATCGTATCGCTTTTATAGGCCCTAGGATTGAAGCGAGCGTGCTGAGTTACAACAAATATTTAACCAAACTTTATGCCAAAGATTTAGGGGTAAAGACTTTAGATTATGTGCTTTTGAATGAAAAAAACCGCACTAACGCCCTGGATTTGATTGGGTTTAATTTCCCTTTCATTGTCAAGCCCAGTAACGCCGGAAGCTCCTTAGGGGTGAGCGTTGTGAAAGAAGAAAAAGAATTGATTTACGCTTTAGACAGCGCGTTTGAATATTCTAAAGAAGTCTTAATAGAACCTTTCATTCAGGGCGTGAAAGAATACAATTTAGCCGGTTGTAAGATCAAAAAGGATTTTTGTTTTTCCTATATTGAAGAGCCTAACAAACAGGAATTTTTAGATTTCAAACAAAAATATTTGGATTTTTCACGCACCAAAGCCCCTAAAGCGAACCTTTCTAACGCCCTAGAAGAACAATTAAAAGAAAATTTTAAAAAACTCTATAACGATTTGTTTAGTGGCGCGATCATTCGTTGCGATTTTTTTGTCATAGAAAATGAAGTGTATCTTAATGAGATCAACCCCATTCCTGGCAGTTTGGCCAATTATTTGTTTGATGATTTTAAAACAACGCTAGAACATTTAGCGCAATCGTTACCCAAAACCCCTAAAATCCAAATCAAAAACTCTTATTTGTTGCAAATCCAAAAGAATAAGTAA
- a CDS encoding pyridoxal-phosphate-dependent aminotransferase family protein, whose amino-acid sequence MLLFTPGPVAISEEMRSSFSQPMPHHRTKDFENIFQSVRENLKKMTGLEEVLLLSSSGTGAMEASVLALCQKELLFVNAGKFGERFGKIAKAHFIKAHELVYEWDTPAQVDEILNALKANPNIDAFCIQACESSGGLRHPVEKIAQAIKETNPNVFVIVDAITALGVEPLEITHVDALIGGSQKAFMLPPAMSLVALSQKAIERIEERDVGFYFNLKSELKNQKNNTTSYTAPILHTLGLQRYFELVQNLGGFEALYQETKKAALATQKAVLALGLKIFPKSPSLSMTTIVNEHAKELRNLLKEKYQVQFAGGQEPYKDALIRINHMGIIPVYKTAYALNALELALNDLDLREFDGVANTTFLKQYYEI is encoded by the coding sequence ATGTTGCTTTTCACTCCAGGCCCTGTAGCCATTAGCGAAGAGATGCGCTCAAGCTTTTCTCAGCCAATGCCCCACCACCGCACTAAAGATTTTGAAAATATTTTCCAAAGCGTGCGAGAAAATTTAAAAAAAATGACCGGTTTAGAAGAAGTTTTGCTTTTAAGCAGTAGCGGGACAGGGGCTATGGAAGCGAGCGTGCTTGCTTTGTGTCAAAAAGAGTTGCTTTTTGTTAATGCGGGCAAGTTTGGCGAAAGGTTTGGCAAGATCGCTAAAGCCCATTTTATCAAAGCCCATGAATTAGTTTATGAATGGGACACACCGGCTCAAGTAGATGAAATATTAAACGCGCTTAAAGCCAACCCTAACATTGATGCGTTTTGCATTCAAGCATGCGAGTCTAGTGGGGGGTTACGACACCCTGTAGAAAAAATCGCTCAAGCGATCAAAGAAACTAACCCGAATGTTTTTGTAATAGTAGATGCGATCACCGCTTTAGGGGTTGAGCCTTTAGAAATAACGCATGTGGATGCGCTCATTGGAGGGAGTCAAAAAGCGTTCATGCTGCCTCCTGCGATGAGCCTAGTCGCATTGAGCCAAAAGGCGATTGAACGCATAGAAGAACGCGATGTGGGGTTTTATTTCAATTTAAAGAGCGAATTGAAAAACCAAAAAAACAACACCACAAGCTACACCGCTCCTATTTTACACACTTTAGGGTTGCAGCGCTATTTTGAATTGGTGCAAAATTTAGGGGGCTTTGAAGCGCTCTATCAAGAGACTAAAAAAGCCGCTTTAGCCACTCAAAAAGCCGTTTTAGCACTCGGTTTAAAGATTTTCCCTAAAAGCCCGAGTTTGAGCATGACAACGATTGTTAATGAGCATGCCAAAGAATTGAGAAACCTTTTGAAAGAAAAATACCAGGTGCAATTTGCGGGCGGTCAAGAGCCTTATAAAGACGCGCTCATTCGCATCAACCACATGGGGATCATTCCTGTCTATAAAACCGCCTACGCTTTAAACGCCCTAGAATTAGCCTTAAACGATTTGGATTTAAGGGAGTTTGACGGCGTGGCGAATACAACCTTTTTGAAGCAATATTACGAAATTTAA
- a CDS encoding Mur ligase family protein, with translation MQSLSWLNLAFRWLFITGLGYYIMTLLQWYHYSVFRILTKHHKMRWHGVYFLLPLGVFILSYAFKIPFVFDFFCGVIQMPMLIIWAKRNDKPLVFTPRVKRFFIFLLLFLILHEILNTELVPLNGISLALGYLCLFIFVLSASLIFEKLLSKQYLQTAKDKIASLKNLKVIAITGSFGKTSTKNFLLQILQTTFNAHASPKSVNTLLGLANDINQNLDDKSEIYIAEAGARNKGDIKEITRLIEPHLAVIAEVGEQHLEYFKTLENICETKAELLDSKRLEKAFCYSVEKIKPYAPKDSPLIDVSSLVKNIQSTLKGTSFETLINGVWERFETKVLGEFSAYNIASAILIAKHLGLETERIKRLVLELNPIAHRLQLLEVNQKIIIDDSFNGNLKGMLEGIRLASLHQGRKVIVTPGLVESNTESNEALAQKIDEVFDVAIITGELNSKTIASQLKTPQKILLKDKAQLENILQATTIQGDLILFANDAPNYI, from the coding sequence ATGCAAAGTCTTAGTTGGCTGAATTTAGCGTTTCGTTGGCTCTTTATAACAGGGCTTGGCTATTATATAATGACTTTATTGCAATGGTATCATTACAGCGTGTTTAGGATCTTAACTAAGCACCACAAAATGCGTTGGCATGGGGTTTATTTCCTTTTGCCTTTAGGGGTGTTTATCCTATCGTATGCTTTCAAAATACCATTTGTTTTTGATTTCTTTTGCGGCGTTATTCAAATGCCCATGCTCATTATCTGGGCCAAACGCAACGACAAGCCTTTAGTTTTCACGCCAAGGGTGAAGCGCTTTTTTATCTTCTTATTACTCTTTTTAATCTTGCATGAAATCTTAAACACAGAACTAGTCCCTTTGAATGGGATTTCGCTCGCGCTAGGCTATTTGTGTTTATTTATATTCGTTTTGAGCGCTTCTTTAATCTTTGAAAAACTCTTATCCAAGCAGTATTTGCAAACCGCTAAAGACAAAATCGCCTCTTTAAAGAATTTAAAAGTCATCGCCATTACCGGAAGTTTTGGGAAAACCAGCACCAAAAATTTCTTGCTTCAAATCTTACAAACCACATTCAATGCGCATGCAAGCCCCAAAAGCGTCAACACCCTTTTAGGGCTTGCGAATGATATTAACCAGAATTTAGATGATAAGAGTGAAATCTATATCGCTGAAGCCGGGGCAAGGAATAAGGGTGATATTAAAGAAATCACCCGCCTTATTGAACCGCACCTTGCCGTGATCGCAGAAGTGGGCGAACAGCATTTAGAATATTTTAAAACTTTAGAAAATATTTGCGAGACTAAAGCGGAATTATTGGATTCCAAGCGCTTAGAAAAAGCCTTTTGTTACTCTGTGGAAAAAATCAAACCCTATGCCCCTAAAGATAGCCCTTTAATAGATGTTTCTAGCCTGGTTAAAAACATCCAATCCACTTTAAAAGGCACTTCTTTTGAAACGCTTATCAATGGCGTTTGGGAAAGATTTGAAACGAAGGTTTTAGGGGAGTTTAGCGCTTATAATATCGCTTCAGCGATTTTAATCGCTAAGCATTTAGGCTTAGAGACCGAAAGGATCAAACGGCTTGTTTTGGAACTCAACCCTATTGCCCATCGTTTGCAACTTTTGGAAGTGAATCAAAAAATCATCATAGACGATAGCTTTAATGGGAATTTAAAGGGCATGTTAGAGGGCATTCGTTTAGCAAGCTTGCATCAAGGGCGTAAGGTTATTGTAACACCGGGATTGGTGGAAAGCAATACAGAAAGTAATGAGGCTTTAGCGCAAAAAATAGACGAGGTTTTTGATGTCGCTATCATCACAGGGGAGTTGAATTCCAAAACGATTGCTTCACAATTGAAAACCCCCCAAAAAATCTTACTTAAGGATAAGGCGCAATTGGAAAATATCTTACAAGCCACCACGATTCAAGGCGATTTGATTTTATTCGCTAATGACGCCCCTAATTACATTTAG
- a CDS encoding GTPase produces MEHNGHDKLNGILHKFLGDAFTLDGKEGGLNMEKLHEAIKKEKPIMNILLMGATGVGKSSLVNALFGKEIAKAGVGKPITQHLEKYIDEEKGLILWDTKGIEDKDYHDTMQSIKKEMEDSFKTLSEKEAIDVAYLCVKETSSRVQERVIKLR; encoded by the coding sequence ATGGAACATAACGGGCATGATAAACTGAACGGCATTTTGCACAAGTTTTTAGGCGACGCGTTCACGCTTGATGGGAAAGAAGGAGGATTGAATATGGAAAAACTGCACGAAGCCATCAAAAAAGAAAAACCAATCATGAATATTTTGCTCATGGGGGCTACTGGGGTGGGTAAAAGCTCGCTCGTTAACGCTTTATTTGGTAAAGAAATCGCTAAAGCGGGCGTAGGAAAGCCCATCACTCAGCATCTTGAAAAATACATTGATGAAGAAAAAGGCTTGATTTTGTGGGACACTAAAGGCATTGAAGATAAAGATTACCACGACACCATGCAAAGCATTAAAAAAGAAATGGAAGATTCTTTTAAAACGCTTAGCGAAAAAGAAGCCATTGATGTGGCGTATTTGTGCGTTAAAGAGACTTCTTCTAGGGTTCAAGAGAGAGTTATTAAGCTTCGCTAA
- a CDS encoding phosphatidylglycerophosphatase A family protein, whose amino-acid sequence MDKFSLRACFLTLFFSGYSKKAPGTIGSLVALLLGLPVLIFSANTLFLGAIFIGLIAIAQIDKEEEETKRHDSSYIVIDELVGMWLAMAISGLSLAGVVLSFIFFRIYDITKPSLIGKIDKEVKGGLGVVADDALAGVLAGLSALLVIHILGFFNIKF is encoded by the coding sequence TTGGATAAATTTAGTCTTCGCGCGTGTTTTTTAACCCTTTTTTTTAGCGGGTATTCTAAAAAAGCTCCTGGAACGATAGGGAGTTTAGTAGCGTTGTTACTAGGCTTACCCGTTTTAATTTTTTCGGCTAACACTTTGTTTTTAGGGGCGATTTTTATTGGGCTTATCGCTATCGCTCAAATAGACAAGGAAGAAGAAGAGACTAAGAGACATGACAGCTCTTACATTGTGATAGACGAATTAGTGGGCATGTGGCTGGCGATGGCGATTAGCGGGTTATCGTTAGCGGGCGTGGTTTTGAGTTTTATCTTTTTTAGGATCTATGATATTACTAAACCCTCACTCATTGGCAAAATAGACAAAGAAGTTAAAGGAGGCTTAGGGGTTGTGGCTGATGACGCTTTAGCGGGCGTTTTAGCTGGATTGAGCGCGTTATTAGTCATCCATATTTTAGGATTTTTTAACATTAAATTTTAA
- a CDS encoding FtsW/RodA/SpoVE family cell cycle protein yields MALDKRIWIHFDLLPFVFIIPLLAVSFLLIFESSAVLSLKQGVYYAIGFLLFWVVFFIPFRKLDRWLFALYWACVILLALVDFMGSSKLGAQRWLVIPFTSITLQPSEPVKIAILLLLAHLIKINPPPFKGYDWGMFLKLSFYICLPAALILKQPDLGTALIVLIMGFGILLIVGLRTRVWLPLLIALIVASPIAYHFLHDYQKKRIADFLSEKPNYHVMQSIIAIGSGGFLGKSKEACTQTKFKFLPIATSDFIFAYFVERFGFLGAILLFAIYIGLSLHLFFYLFESNSDWFLKIVALGISILIFVYSSVNIAMTLGLAPVVGIPLPLFSYGGSSFITFMILFAILENLLAFRYIFGYNSKPSFGNFGFLAQLVRALGS; encoded by the coding sequence ATGGCATTAGACAAAAGGATTTGGATACATTTTGATCTTTTGCCTTTCGTGTTTATCATCCCCTTGCTTGCGGTTTCTTTTTTGTTGATTTTTGAGAGCAGCGCGGTTTTGAGCTTGAAGCAAGGGGTTTATTATGCGATAGGGTTTCTTCTCTTTTGGGTAGTGTTTTTTATCCCTTTTAGGAAGCTCGATCGGTGGCTCTTTGCGCTTTATTGGGCGTGCGTGATTTTATTGGCGTTAGTGGATTTTATGGGATCGAGCAAGCTTGGGGCGCAGCGATGGCTAGTCATTCCTTTCACTTCTATCACCTTACAGCCCAGCGAACCCGTGAAAATCGCTATCCTTTTGTTATTGGCGCATTTGATTAAAATAAACCCGCCCCCTTTTAAGGGCTATGATTGGGGCATGTTTTTAAAGCTTAGTTTTTACATTTGCTTACCGGCGGCTTTGATTTTAAAACAGCCTGATTTAGGCACAGCCCTTATTGTGCTCATCATGGGTTTTGGGATTTTATTGATCGTGGGTTTAAGGACTAGGGTGTGGCTCCCTCTTTTAATCGCTTTAATAGTGGCTTCGCCTATCGCTTATCATTTCTTGCATGATTACCAAAAAAAGCGCATCGCAGATTTTCTTTCTGAAAAGCCTAATTACCATGTCATGCAATCCATTATCGCCATAGGATCGGGCGGGTTTTTAGGCAAATCCAAAGAAGCATGCACGCAAACCAAATTCAAATTCTTGCCTATCGCAACGAGCGATTTTATATTCGCCTACTTCGTGGAGCGTTTCGGGTTTTTAGGGGCTATATTGCTTTTTGCGATTTATATAGGCTTGAGTTTGCATTTATTTTTTTATCTGTTTGAAAGCAACAGCGATTGGTTTTTAAAGATTGTAGCCCTTGGGATTTCTATTTTAATCTTTGTTTATTCCAGCGTGAATATCGCCATGACTTTAGGGTTAGCCCCTGTGGTAGGCATTCCCTTGCCTTTATTCAGCTATGGGGGGAGCAGTTTTATCACTTTTATGATCCTGTTTGCAATCCTAGAAAACCTGCTTGCTTTTCGCTATATTTTTGGATACAATAGCAAACCATCCTTTGGGAATTTTGGATTCTTAGCTCAGCTGGTCAGAGCGCTCGGCTCATAA
- a CDS encoding ribose-phosphate pyrophosphokinase, with protein sequence MKARGFKTKMRGFKIFSGSAHPAFGKEVSKHLGFPLSKAVIGKFSDGEINIQISESVRGKDIFIIQPTCVPVNDNLMELLVMVDALRRSSANSITAVLPYFGYARQDRKAAPRVPITAKMVANLMQEVGIERIITMDLHAGQIQGFFDVPVDNLYGSIVFRDYIRSKALKNPIIASPDVGGVTRARYFANQMGLDLIIVDKRREKANESEVMNIIGSAKERDVILVDDMIDTAGTICKAALALKEQGATSVMALGTHAVLSGNAIKRIKESALDEVVVTNSIPLVQKCDKITTLSVAPLFAEVIRRIYHNESVQSLFT encoded by the coding sequence ATGAAGGCTCGTGGTTTTAAGACAAAGATGCGTGGTTTTAAGATTTTTTCAGGGAGCGCTCACCCTGCATTTGGCAAAGAAGTGTCAAAGCATTTAGGCTTTCCCTTATCCAAAGCGGTGATAGGCAAATTCAGCGATGGTGAAATCAATATCCAAATCAGCGAATCGGTGCGCGGTAAAGATATTTTTATCATCCAGCCCACTTGCGTGCCGGTCAATGACAATTTAATGGAATTGTTAGTCATGGTAGATGCTTTAAGGCGCAGTTCGGCCAATTCTATCACAGCGGTGTTGCCGTATTTTGGCTATGCCAGACAGGACAGAAAAGCGGCTCCACGAGTGCCTATCACGGCTAAAATGGTCGCTAATTTGATGCAAGAAGTGGGGATTGAAAGGATCATTACGATGGATTTGCATGCCGGGCAAATCCAAGGCTTTTTTGATGTGCCGGTGGATAATTTATACGGATCTATCGTTTTTAGAGACTATATCCGCTCTAAAGCGTTAAAAAACCCTATAATCGCCAGCCCTGATGTGGGTGGGGTTACAAGAGCTAGGTATTTTGCCAATCAAATGGGCTTGGATTTAATCATCGTGGATAAGCGCCGTGAAAAAGCTAATGAAAGCGAAGTGATGAATATTATCGGCTCAGCCAAGGAGCGCGATGTGATTTTAGTGGATGATATGATTGATACCGCAGGCACGATCTGTAAAGCCGCTTTGGCTTTAAAAGAGCAAGGGGCGACTTCTGTCATGGCGTTAGGCACGCATGCGGTTTTGAGCGGGAATGCGATCAAGCGTATTAAAGAAAGCGCGTTAGATGAAGTGGTGGTAACTAACTCTATCCCTTTAGTTCAAAAATGCGATAAAATCACCACTTTAAGCGTAGCGCCCTTATTTGCGGAAGTGATCAGAAGGATTTATCATAACGAAAGCGTCCAATCGCTTTTCACTTAA
- a CDS encoding RluA family pseudouridine synthase — MQKVFIAPTHYKRLDEFLAKELQISKNQVLNLIKEGLVFCQKKEVKKGGLALKEGDEITLLTPKITPKPLKKELDLEIEVIFEDEDLLVLNKPPNLVVHKAPSVKEPTLVDWLKSQNYELSNLGSKERYGIVHRLDKDTSGGIVIAKNNFTHVHLSEQLKTKMMGRYYIALLSTPLKEEKMSVECYLTRNPNNRLKMIALKAAKKEKSRYSKSEFTSLLTSQNNLNLIGAKLFTGRTHQIRAHLEYLNRHIIGDNLYGLNQALPKEEIRIMLHAYLIEFKHPRSEQKLRFKVPLLKDMLEYFKKVFDKENLDEVLDEEKILHAFIAK; from the coding sequence ATGCAAAAAGTTTTCATCGCCCCTACCCATTACAAACGCCTTGATGAATTTTTAGCCAAAGAATTGCAAATTTCTAAAAACCAGGTATTGAATTTGATTAAAGAGGGGTTGGTGTTTTGTCAAAAAAAGGAGGTGAAAAAAGGGGGGCTAGCCTTAAAAGAGGGCGATGAAATCACGCTTTTAACGCCCAAAATCACGCCCAAACCCTTAAAAAAAGAGCTTGATTTAGAAATAGAAGTCATTTTTGAAGATGAAGACTTGTTGGTGTTGAATAAGCCCCCTAATCTAGTCGTCCATAAAGCCCCAAGCGTGAAAGAGCCTACTTTAGTGGATTGGTTAAAATCTCAAAATTACGAGCTTTCCAATCTAGGCTCAAAAGAGCGCTATGGGATTGTGCATCGTTTGGATAAGGACACGAGCGGAGGGATTGTCATCGCTAAAAACAATTTTACCCATGTTCATTTGAGCGAGCAACTCAAAACCAAAATGATGGGGCGCTACTATATCGCCTTGCTTTCAACGCCCTTAAAAGAAGAAAAAATGAGCGTGGAATGCTATTTGACAAGAAACCCTAATAACCGCTTAAAAATGATAGCGCTCAAAGCGGCCAAAAAAGAAAAAAGCCGCTATTCTAAAAGCGAATTTACTAGCTTGCTGACTTCTCAAAATAATCTTAATTTGATAGGGGCTAAATTGTTCACCGGGCGCACGCACCAGATCAGAGCGCATTTGGAATATTTGAACAGACACATCATAGGCGATAATCTTTATGGGCTTAATCAAGCGCTTCCTAAAGAAGAAATAAGAATCATGCTGCATGCCTATTTGATAGAGTTCAAACACCCTAGAAGCGAGCAAAAACTGCGCTTTAAAGTTCCCCTATTAAAGGATATGTTAGAATACTTTAAAAAAGTTTTTGACAAGGAGAATTTAGATGAGGTCTTGGATGAAGAAAAAATACTTCACGCTTTTATTGCAAAGTAG
- a CDS encoding HIT family protein, whose protein sequence is MQHLYAPWRESYLKEKNKSCVFCGISQNPTKDPENRVLYRNSDLFVVMNAYPYNPGHLLIIPHAHQASVELLDLNTWLNMNKLAPKVLKALYAYGAQGINLGLNLHRNAGAGIPEHLHMHLVPRFLGDSNFMSVIAQTRVCGIDLNETYLTLKNLLEKELH, encoded by the coding sequence ATGCAACATTTATACGCTCCTTGGCGCGAAAGTTATTTGAAAGAGAAAAATAAGAGTTGTGTCTTTTGTGGGATTTCTCAAAACCCTACAAAAGATCCAGAGAACAGAGTGCTTTATAGAAATAGCGATCTCTTTGTGGTGATGAACGCCTACCCTTATAACCCGGGGCATTTGTTGATCATTCCCCATGCGCATCAAGCGAGCGTGGAACTTTTAGATCTGAATACTTGGCTGAACATGAATAAATTAGCGCCTAAAGTGTTAAAAGCGTTGTATGCTTATGGCGCTCAAGGGATCAATTTAGGTTTGAATTTGCACAGAAACGCCGGAGCAGGAATCCCTGAGCATTTGCACATGCATTTAGTGCCTAGGTTTTTAGGCGATAGCAATTTTATGAGCGTTATCGCTCAAACCAGGGTGTGCGGGATTGATCTTAATGAAACCTATCTTACCTTAAAAAACTTATTAGAAAAGGAGCTTCATTGA